One Rhodobacteraceae bacterium M385 genomic region harbors:
- the ccoG gene encoding cytochrome c oxidase accessory protein CcoG, which yields MSSSDAPPKLYAAQEPIFPKKVKGTFRNLKWVIMFVTLGIYYITPWIRWDRGPSLPDQAVLVDMAGRRFFFFWIEIWPHEFYFVAGLLIMAGLGLFLFTSALGRVWCGYTCPQTVWTDLFYTVERWIEGDRNARLRLWKGKWDLRKWRLRITKWIVWLLIAVATGGAWVFYFADAPTLLRDLLTGQAAFVAYATVGVLTATTFLFGGFAREQICIYACPWPRIQAAMMDEHSITVAYRDWRGEDRGKGKDREGLGDCIDCNACVNVCPMGIDIRDGQQMECITCALCIDACDEIMEKTGRERGLIDYLALTDEANEREGNPKVPVMRHILRPRTLIYTALWSLIGVGLVVALFIRSEIGLTVAPVRNPQFVTLSDGSIRNTYDIRIRNMTQGDAVFRIGLTSDEILRVDLEGGQDLMVDVPADETLLQRVYVIARPDDPAATADRTELRFWVEEFGTNERAYQSQSFIGQGTQ from the coding sequence ATGTCTTCCAGTGATGCCCCGCCAAAGCTCTATGCTGCGCAGGAGCCTATCTTTCCTAAAAAGGTGAAAGGTACGTTCCGAAACCTGAAATGGGTCATCATGTTTGTGACCCTTGGGATTTACTACATCACCCCTTGGATCAGGTGGGACCGTGGCCCCAGCCTGCCGGATCAAGCTGTTCTGGTAGACATGGCCGGGCGCCGGTTCTTCTTCTTCTGGATCGAGATTTGGCCCCACGAATTCTATTTCGTCGCGGGCCTGTTGATTATGGCGGGCCTAGGCCTGTTTCTGTTTACCTCGGCTCTGGGCCGCGTGTGGTGCGGCTATACCTGTCCGCAAACGGTCTGGACCGACCTGTTCTACACGGTCGAGCGCTGGATTGAGGGCGACCGCAACGCTCGCCTGCGCCTGTGGAAAGGCAAGTGGGACCTGCGCAAATGGCGGCTACGGATCACCAAGTGGATCGTCTGGCTGCTGATCGCCGTGGCCACAGGCGGCGCTTGGGTTTTCTACTTCGCTGACGCCCCCACGCTGCTGCGGGATTTGTTGACCGGGCAAGCGGCTTTTGTGGCCTATGCAACAGTCGGCGTTCTGACCGCCACCACCTTCCTGTTTGGCGGTTTCGCGCGGGAACAGATTTGCATCTACGCCTGCCCGTGGCCCCGCATCCAAGCGGCGATGATGGACGAGCATTCGATCACCGTGGCCTACCGCGACTGGCGCGGCGAAGATCGCGGCAAAGGCAAGGACCGCGAAGGATTGGGCGACTGCATTGACTGTAACGCCTGCGTCAACGTCTGCCCCATGGGCATCGACATCCGCGACGGCCAGCAGATGGAGTGTATCACCTGCGCCCTCTGTATCGACGCCTGCGACGAGATCATGGAAAAAACCGGCCGCGAGCGCGGGCTGATTGATTACCTCGCCCTGACCGATGAAGCGAATGAGCGTGAGGGCAACCCAAAGGTGCCCGTAATGCGCCACATCTTGCGGCCTCGAACGTTGATCTACACGGCTCTGTGGTCGCTGATCGGGGTTGGCCTTGTGGTGGCGTTGTTTATCCGGTCCGAGATTGGCCTGACCGTCGCGCCCGTGCGCAATCCGCAATTCGTGACCCTGTCCGATGGCTCGATCCGTAACACCTATGATATCCGCATCCGCAACATGACCCAAGGCGACGCCGTGTTCCGTATTGGCCTGACCTCGGACGAGATCCTTCGGGTGGACCTCGAAGGCGGCCAGGATTTGATGGTCGATGTGCCCGCCGACGAAACCCTGTTGCAACGGGTCTATGTCATCGCGCGGCCCGACGATCCGGCGGCCACGGCGGACCGGACAGAACTGCGCTTCTGGGTCGAGGAATTCGGCACCAACGAACGCGCCTATCAATCGCAATCTTTCATCGGGCAGGGCACGCAATGA
- the ccoP gene encoding cytochrome-c oxidase, cbb3-type subunit III — MTDQEHSNLHPDDPETTGHSWDGIQEFNNPLPRWWLWCLYATIVWALLYTVAYPAWPMISGATPGLLGYSTRAEVAEEIDRYDALNADLRTQLTEVDLAGVTQEDMPDLYNFSIQSGGATFATWCSQCHGRGANGVQASGYPSLLDDDWLWGGTVDDIHQTIAHGIRNEEDPDARWSEMTAFEGILSDEEISQVVNYVLTVSDQEADTTLAAAGETVFLDNCAACHGDNAMGDRYLGAPNLTDRIWLYGGTPEAIEETVRHSRFGVMPPWSGRLSEAEVRATAIYIHSRGGGE, encoded by the coding sequence ATGACCGATCAAGAACATTCCAACCTGCATCCCGATGATCCCGAAACCACGGGTCACAGCTGGGACGGCATTCAAGAGTTCAACAACCCGCTACCGCGCTGGTGGTTATGGTGCCTGTACGCGACCATCGTTTGGGCGCTGCTTTACACGGTGGCCTATCCCGCTTGGCCGATGATTTCGGGCGCGACACCGGGGCTTCTGGGCTACTCCACCCGTGCCGAGGTCGCCGAAGAGATTGACCGTTATGACGCGCTTAACGCCGATTTGCGCACACAATTGACGGAAGTTGATCTGGCAGGGGTCACCCAAGAGGACATGCCTGACCTCTATAACTTCTCCATCCAGTCGGGCGGGGCAACCTTTGCGACCTGGTGTTCCCAGTGCCACGGACGCGGCGCGAACGGGGTGCAGGCCTCGGGCTACCCCAGCTTGCTCGACGATGATTGGCTATGGGGCGGCACGGTCGATGACATCCATCAAACCATCGCCCACGGCATCCGAAACGAGGAAGACCCAGACGCCCGCTGGTCCGAGATGACTGCGTTCGAGGGCATCTTGTCCGACGAGGAGATCAGCCAAGTGGTCAACTACGTGCTAACGGTATCGGATCAAGAGGCTGACACCACGCTGGCCGCCGCCGGGGAAACGGTGTTCCTCGACAATTGCGCAGCCTGCCACGGTGATAATGCTATGGGCGACCGCTATCTGGGCGCACCCAACCTGACGGACCGCATCTGGCTTTACGGCGGCACGCCAGAGGCGATTGAGGAAACCGTGCGTCATTCGCGCTTTGGCGTCATGCCCCCTTGGTCGGGCCGGTTGAGCGAGGCCGAAGTGCGCGCCACCGCGATCTACATCCACAGCCGGGGCGGCGGCGAGTAG
- the ccoN gene encoding cytochrome-c oxidase, cbb3-type subunit I, with amino-acid sequence MLDYVKLAILGLITVLAAIAANYGLDFAYKVHAILIMLVSGGLFLWQLRLIDEEKVPAPQDEYMDGPVKAAAIATVFWGCTGFLVGVFIAFQLAFPVLNFEWAQPYLNFGRLRPLHTSAVIFAFGGNALIAATFYIGQRTCAVRMWGGNLSWFVFWGYQLFIVLAATGYLMGATQSLEYAEPEWYVDLWLTIVWVAFLLVYMGTILTRKEPHIYVANWFLLAFIVTVAMLHLVNNMAVPVSIFGSRSVQVMSGVQSAMTQWWYGHNAVGFFLTAGFLGMMYYFVPKQAERPVYSYKLSIIHFWALIFLYIWAGPHHLHYTALPDWAATLGMVFSIVLWMPSWGGMINGLMTLQGAWDKLRTDPILRMMVTSLAFYGMSTFEGPMMSIRAVNSLSHYTDWTIGHVHSGALGWNGMITFGMLYYLFPKLWNKASLYSVRAVSWHFWLATVGIVLYASSMWVTGIMEGLMWREVDAQGFLVNSFADTVEAKLPMYVVRGLGGIMYLSGALIMAWNLWMTVRSGEAVADTNSAVPAE; translated from the coding sequence ATGCTTGATTATGTGAAGCTTGCGATCCTAGGGCTGATAACGGTCCTTGCGGCGATTGCCGCGAACTACGGGTTGGATTTTGCCTACAAGGTCCATGCAATCCTGATCATGCTGGTGTCTGGCGGGCTATTCCTATGGCAATTGCGCCTCATCGATGAAGAGAAGGTGCCAGCGCCGCAGGATGAATACATGGACGGCCCGGTGAAAGCGGCGGCGATTGCCACCGTTTTCTGGGGCTGCACAGGCTTTTTGGTGGGCGTGTTCATCGCCTTCCAACTGGCGTTCCCGGTGCTCAATTTCGAATGGGCTCAACCCTATCTGAACTTCGGCAGACTTCGGCCCCTTCACACCTCTGCGGTGATTTTCGCGTTCGGCGGCAATGCCTTGATCGCGGCGACGTTCTACATCGGCCAGCGCACCTGCGCGGTCCGCATGTGGGGCGGCAACCTGAGCTGGTTCGTGTTTTGGGGCTATCAGTTGTTCATCGTTCTGGCGGCGACAGGCTACCTGATGGGCGCGACCCAAAGCTTGGAATACGCAGAGCCTGAATGGTACGTGGACCTTTGGCTGACCATTGTGTGGGTCGCCTTCCTTCTGGTCTACATGGGTACGATCCTGACAAGGAAAGAGCCGCACATCTACGTAGCCAACTGGTTCTTGCTGGCGTTCATCGTCACCGTCGCCATGCTGCACCTTGTGAACAACATGGCGGTGCCGGTGTCGATCTTCGGATCACGCTCTGTGCAAGTCATGTCGGGCGTACAAAGCGCGATGACCCAATGGTGGTACGGTCACAACGCCGTGGGCTTTTTCCTGACCGCCGGTTTCCTGGGGATGATGTATTACTTCGTGCCGAAACAGGCCGAACGTCCCGTCTATTCTTATAAGCTGTCGATCATCCACTTCTGGGCGCTGATCTTCCTGTATATATGGGCCGGCCCCCACCACCTTCATTACACCGCCTTGCCTGATTGGGCGGCGACCCTTGGTATGGTCTTCTCGATCGTGCTGTGGATGCCAAGCTGGGGTGGCATGATTAACGGCCTGATGACCTTGCAAGGGGCATGGGACAAGCTGCGCACCGATCCGATCCTGCGGATGATGGTCACGAGCCTCGCGTTCTACGGCATGTCCACCTTTGAAGGTCCGATGATGTCGATCCGCGCCGTGAACTCACTGTCGCATTACACCGATTGGACCATTGGCCACGTGCATTCCGGCGCGCTTGGTTGGAACGGGATGATTACCTTCGGGATGCTCTACTACCTGTTCCCCAAGCTCTGGAACAAAGCGTCGCTTTACAGCGTGCGGGCCGTGTCCTGGCACTTCTGGCTCGCGACGGTGGGGATCGTTCTCTACGCCTCGTCGATGTGGGTGACCGGTATCATGGAGGGCCTGATGTGGCGCGAAGTGGATGCGCAGGGCTTCCTCGTGAACTCTTTCGCGGACACCGTCGAAGCGAAACTGCCGATGTATGTGGTCCGGGGTTTGGGCGGGATCATGTATCTGTCCGGCGCTCTGATCATGGCGTGGAACCTGTGGATGACAGTGCGAAGTGGTGAGGCTGTGGCCGACACCAACTCCGCTGTCCCAGCAGAATAA
- a CDS encoding Crp/Fnr family transcriptional regulator, with protein MNEQLPALGVPSDCSGCPIRHRAVCARCDADELEQLDAVKFYRTYAAGDVIAWSGDEMTFVASVVSGVATLTQTMEDGRRQVVGLLLASDFIGRPNRDRITYDVTATTDVTLCCFRRKPFQDIMVNTPHVSERLLEMTLDELDAAREWMLILGRKTAREKIASFLAILARRDASVSGTRAQANMRFELPLTREAMSEYLGLTLETVSRQISGLKRDGVILLEGKRQVIVPNFDALLVETGDDAEGGIIA; from the coding sequence ATGAACGAACAACTGCCCGCCCTTGGTGTCCCGAGCGATTGCTCCGGATGCCCGATCCGGCATCGCGCCGTCTGCGCGCGTTGTGACGCCGATGAGCTTGAGCAATTGGACGCGGTGAAGTTCTACCGCACTTACGCAGCGGGCGATGTTATCGCGTGGTCGGGCGATGAGATGACCTTCGTCGCCTCGGTCGTCTCTGGGGTCGCGACATTGACCCAAACCATGGAGGATGGCCGCCGCCAAGTGGTGGGCCTGCTTCTGGCATCGGACTTCATTGGCCGCCCGAACCGTGACCGGATCACCTATGACGTCACGGCCACCACGGACGTGACCCTGTGCTGTTTCCGTCGCAAGCCGTTCCAGGATATTATGGTGAATACTCCCCACGTCAGCGAGCGCTTGCTGGAGATGACGCTGGATGAGTTGGACGCCGCGCGGGAGTGGATGTTGATCCTTGGCCGCAAGACCGCCCGGGAGAAAATCGCCAGCTTCCTTGCCATTCTCGCCCGTCGTGATGCCAGCGTTTCGGGAACCCGGGCGCAGGCGAACATGCGGTTTGAATTGCCTCTGACCCGCGAAGCGATGTCCGAATATCTGGGCCTGACGCTGGAAACTGTGAGCCGCCAAATCTCGGGTTTGAAACGGGACGGGGTGATTCTGCTGGAAGGCAAACGCCAAGTCATCGTGCCCAACTTTGATGCGCTGCTGGTTGAAACCGGCGACGATGCCGAGGGCGGAATTATCGCCTAA
- a CDS encoding D-alanyl-D-alanine carboxypeptidase: protein MFVRNFYAALMGALMVFFAVLPGPVQAAPYAAMVMDARNGEVLHSRNADTRLHPASLTKMMTLYIAFEALRLGEITLDTEVTISANAANEPPSRLGLRAGSTIRLRYLIRAAAIRSGNDAATAIGEAISGSEAAFARRMTRTARALGMTRTTFRNAHGLTEEGHLSTARDMTMLGRRLIYDYPQYYNLFSRVTADAGIATVRNTNRVVLTTYRGADGIKTGYTRAAGFNLVASAQRGEERIIATVFGGRSSAWRNERVMELLDMGFERAPSSVALRTPPLPTYADDGGPSGQSSTPRGQRAPERSMRPMTRPANGVNADMLAAINSAVGEALEPSAEVAAAVEAALSAAEIPSDRPAPRPEPQAAVEPEPTPIPPPEPELVTRASSTGSRLYGVSLGPQNSHHAAERLLLRTALAELGTFDTALRRVVNVSRGYDARFAGMTEDQASQACARLSAQNISCETFGP from the coding sequence ATGTTCGTACGGAATTTTTATGCAGCCCTTATGGGGGCTCTCATGGTGTTTTTCGCCGTGCTCCCCGGTCCGGTTCAGGCCGCTCCCTACGCCGCAATGGTGATGGACGCACGCAACGGCGAGGTTTTGCATTCGCGCAACGCCGATACCCGATTGCATCCGGCCTCCCTCACCAAAATGATGACCCTCTACATTGCGTTCGAAGCCCTTCGCCTTGGCGAGATCACGCTCGATACCGAGGTGACGATCTCTGCCAATGCCGCGAATGAGCCTCCATCGCGGCTTGGTCTTCGGGCGGGGTCCACGATTCGCCTGCGCTACCTGATCAGGGCCGCTGCGATCCGTTCGGGCAACGATGCCGCCACCGCGATCGGGGAGGCGATCTCCGGCTCCGAGGCTGCCTTTGCCCGCCGAATGACACGCACCGCCCGCGCCTTGGGCATGACCCGCACCACCTTCCGCAACGCCCATGGCCTGACCGAAGAGGGCCACCTGTCCACGGCCCGTGACATGACCATGTTGGGGCGGCGGCTGATCTATGATTATCCCCAGTATTACAACTTGTTCTCCCGAGTGACCGCTGATGCGGGCATCGCCACGGTACGCAACACCAACCGGGTCGTGCTGACCACCTATCGCGGCGCGGACGGCATCAAGACCGGCTACACGCGGGCAGCGGGCTTCAACCTTGTGGCCTCGGCCCAACGCGGGGAAGAGCGCATTATCGCAACGGTTTTTGGCGGGCGAAGCTCTGCTTGGCGCAACGAACGGGTGATGGAACTGCTTGATATGGGATTTGAGAGGGCGCCGAGCTCTGTCGCGCTGCGCACCCCGCCCCTACCCACCTACGCAGATGATGGCGGCCCGTCCGGGCAAAGCAGCACTCCGCGCGGGCAACGGGCACCGGAACGCTCTATGCGGCCCATGACGCGTCCGGCCAACGGGGTGAACGCCGATATGCTGGCCGCAATCAACAGCGCTGTGGGCGAGGCGCTGGAACCTAGCGCCGAAGTTGCCGCCGCCGTTGAAGCCGCACTCAGCGCCGCCGAGATCCCCTCAGACAGGCCCGCCCCCCGGCCTGAGCCGCAAGCGGCGGTAGAGCCTGAACCCACGCCGATCCCCCCGCCTGAACCGGAATTGGTGACACGGGCGTCGTCCACGGGGTCACGGCTATATGGCGTGTCATTGGGGCCGCAGAACTCCCATCACGCGGCCGAGCGATTATTGCTGCGCACCGCGCTGGCCGAGCTTGGCACCTTCGACACAGCCCTGCGCCGCGTCGTCAACGTGAGCCGAGGCTACGACGCACGGTTTGCGGGTATGACCGAGGATCAGGCCTCTCAAGCCTGCGCCCGACTATCGGCCCAGAACATTAGCTGCGAGACCTTTGGTCCCTGA
- a CDS encoding FixH family protein, whose amino-acid sequence MTTQSDTQRKLTGWHVLGIFGGCFGIIIGVNLFMAFQAVSTFPGVEVSSSYADSQTFDARRHAQEALGWQASVETGPGQVILTLVDDAGRPVYPAELEALLTRPTTQADDQLLTLTRGPNGTLIAPADLDVGRWRLRMTGLSRSGTEYRHNITFSVARP is encoded by the coding sequence ATGACCACGCAATCCGACACCCAACGCAAACTCACCGGATGGCATGTTCTGGGCATCTTTGGCGGCTGCTTCGGGATCATCATCGGGGTGAACCTGTTTATGGCGTTTCAAGCGGTTTCAACCTTTCCGGGGGTAGAGGTCTCGTCCAGCTACGCCGATAGCCAAACCTTCGACGCCCGCCGCCATGCGCAAGAGGCGTTGGGTTGGCAGGCCTCGGTCGAAACCGGGCCGGGGCAGGTGATCCTGACCCTTGTGGATGACGCGGGCCGTCCGGTTTACCCGGCAGAGCTAGAGGCGCTTTTGACCCGCCCCACGACGCAAGCTGACGATCAGTTGCTTACCCTGACGCGTGGGCCGAACGGCACCTTGATCGCGCCTGCTGATCTGGATGTCGGGCGCTGGCGTTTGCGGATGACGGGCCTGTCGCGCAGTGGCACGGAATATCGCCACAACATCACCTTCTCGGTTGCGCGACCATGA
- a CDS encoding heavy metal translocating P-type ATPase, whose product MTALADPARPSACPACDVAPLAEQVAGAAPVQARLMIAVPGIHCAGCISGVERVLHALPGVRDARVNLTLRRVAVEADLDVDADTLCHALTDAGFEAHALDPGVLAATEIDAKGRALLMRLAVAVFAMMNVMLLSVAVWSGAEGVTRDMMHWISAAIAIPAVIFTGQPFYASAFAALKAGRLNMDVPITLAIVLAVGTSLYETMLSGEHAYFDAAIALCTFLLAGRYLDHRTRANARSAAQELAALEVPRALRITGEGTQTVSVADVRPGDLVRVLPGGRIPVDGVLRDGATELDRSIMTGETLPAVAGPGDVVHAGEANLTGAITVEVQAAGRDTELSRIADLVAVAEAGRNNYTSLADAAAKLYAPGVHIISALAAVGWFLATMDLRVALNIAAAVLIITCPCALGLAVPAVTTAASARLFRKGLLIKSGTALERLAQVDTVVFDKTGTLTDGAPVALGLERLSDADQGVALALAQGSAHPLAQSMARGLADLGVSPVALDAVQEHPGFGLEGQWRGQTVRLGRAGWVRAEALATTATYLKIGEGAAQAIAFDDTIRTGAEALVAGLKAQGKRVILLSGDVEAAVSAFAARIGITEVMAEARPEAKAKVIGALRDSGAKVLMVGDGMNDTAALTAADVSISPATALEAARAASDMVLTGGSLAPILDAMATSVAARKRIKENFTIASVYNLLAVPLAVAGLCSPLIAALAMSSSSLTVSLNALRLR is encoded by the coding sequence ATGACAGCCCTCGCCGATCCTGCGCGGCCCTCGGCCTGTCCGGCGTGCGATGTGGCCCCCTTGGCCGAGCAGGTTGCCGGAGCCGCGCCCGTGCAAGCGCGGCTGATGATCGCCGTGCCGGGCATCCACTGTGCCGGGTGTATTTCGGGGGTGGAGCGGGTATTGCACGCGCTGCCCGGCGTGCGTGACGCGCGGGTCAACCTGACCCTGCGCCGTGTCGCGGTCGAGGCCGATCTGGACGTTGACGCGGACACCCTTTGCCACGCCCTGACGGACGCAGGGTTTGAGGCGCACGCGTTGGACCCCGGCGTTCTGGCGGCGACCGAGATTGACGCCAAAGGCCGCGCCCTTCTGATGCGCCTTGCGGTGGCTGTTTTCGCGATGATGAACGTGATGCTCTTGTCGGTCGCCGTGTGGTCCGGGGCCGAAGGCGTGACCCGCGACATGATGCATTGGATCAGTGCCGCGATTGCTATTCCCGCCGTTATTTTTACGGGCCAGCCATTCTATGCCTCGGCCTTCGCGGCGCTGAAGGCGGGGCGCTTGAACATGGATGTGCCGATCACGCTGGCGATCGTGCTTGCTGTCGGCACCTCCCTTTACGAGACGATGCTGTCAGGCGAGCACGCCTATTTCGACGCCGCAATCGCGCTGTGTACCTTCCTTTTGGCGGGCCGTTATCTGGATCACAGGACCCGTGCCAATGCCCGCTCTGCGGCACAGGAATTGGCCGCGCTGGAAGTGCCGCGTGCTTTGCGGATCACGGGGGAGGGGACGCAAACAGTCAGTGTCGCCGACGTGCGCCCCGGCGATCTGGTGCGTGTGCTTCCGGGCGGGCGTATCCCGGTGGACGGCGTGTTGCGTGACGGGGCGACCGAGTTGGACCGTTCGATCATGACAGGCGAAACGCTGCCCGCGGTGGCCGGGCCGGGCGACGTCGTTCATGCGGGTGAGGCGAATTTGACAGGGGCCATCACGGTCGAGGTTCAGGCAGCAGGGCGCGACACAGAGCTGTCGCGGATCGCCGATTTGGTCGCCGTGGCCGAGGCGGGTCGCAACAACTATACCTCTCTCGCGGATGCGGCGGCCAAGCTCTATGCGCCGGGGGTTCACATCATCTCGGCCCTTGCGGCAGTGGGGTGGTTTCTGGCGACGATGGACCTGCGCGTGGCCCTGAACATCGCGGCGGCGGTTTTGATTATCACCTGCCCCTGCGCCCTTGGGTTGGCGGTGCCTGCGGTGACCACGGCGGCCTCGGCCCGATTGTTCCGCAAGGGCTTGCTGATCAAAAGCGGCACGGCGCTGGAGCGTTTGGCGCAGGTCGATACGGTGGTTTTTGACAAGACCGGAACGCTGACCGATGGCGCGCCCGTGGCCTTGGGGTTGGAGCGGCTTTCAGATGCCGACCAAGGCGTGGCGCTGGCTTTGGCGCAAGGATCAGCGCATCCGCTGGCGCAATCCATGGCCCGGGGCCTTGCTGATCTGGGCGTGAGCCCGGTGGCCTTGGATGCCGTGCAAGAACACCCCGGTTTCGGCCTGGAGGGGCAATGGCGCGGGCAAACGGTAAGACTGGGCCGCGCGGGATGGGTCAGGGCAGAGGCATTGGCCACCACGGCGACCTATCTGAAAATCGGGGAAGGGGCGGCGCAGGCGATCGCCTTTGACGATACAATCCGTACCGGAGCGGAAGCGCTGGTGGCGGGGCTGAAAGCGCAAGGCAAACGTGTGATTCTGCTGTCGGGCGATGTGGAGGCGGCGGTAAGCGCCTTTGCGGCCCGTATAGGGATCACGGAAGTGATGGCCGAGGCGCGGCCCGAAGCGAAGGCCAAGGTAATTGGGGCGCTTCGCGATAGCGGCGCAAAGGTGTTGATGGTGGGCGATGGGATGAACGACACAGCGGCGCTCACGGCGGCGGACGTCTCGATCTCTCCGGCCACGGCGCTGGAGGCGGCACGGGCCGCGTCGGACATGGTGTTGACGGGGGGCAGCTTGGCCCCGATCCTTGACGCAATGGCCACGTCAGTTGCCGCGAGAAAACGGATCAAGGAGAACTTTACCATCGCCTCTGTCTACAACCTATTAGCCGTGCCTCTGGCGGTTGCGGGCCTGTGTTCGCCCCTGATCGCGGCGCTGGCGATGTCCAGCTCGTCCTTGACCGTATCGCTCAACGCATTGCGGCTGCGCTGA
- the ccoS gene encoding cbb3-type cytochrome oxidase assembly protein CcoS, whose product MEVLGLLIPVSLALGALGLVAFWWLLKKGQFDDPEGDAHRILRDDYDDKPK is encoded by the coding sequence ATGGAAGTGCTTGGCTTGTTGATCCCGGTGAGCCTTGCCCTTGGGGCTTTGGGACTTGTCGCGTTTTGGTGGCTTCTGAAGAAGGGCCAGTTTGACGACCCCGAAGGCGACGCGCATCGGATTTTGCGCGATGACTATGATGACAAGCCGAAATAG
- the ccoO gene encoding cytochrome-c oxidase, cbb3-type subunit II — protein MGFLDQHKKIETNATLLLALSFVVVTIGGVVEIAPLFYLENTIEDVEGVRPYSPLELAGREIYIREGCTVCHSQMIRPMRDEVERYGHYSLAAESQYDHPFVWGSKRTGPDLARVGGRYSDEWHYDHLVLPQSVVPESIMPSYAFLADTRLDGESVGDLMATHRIVGVPYTDEMLENARLDFIEQATDFGDAGVLDRYPGAQQRDFDGNPNVTEMDALIAYLQVLGTMVDFSTFTPEESR, from the coding sequence ATGGGTTTCCTTGACCAACACAAGAAGATCGAGACCAACGCGACGCTGCTTCTGGCGCTGAGCTTCGTGGTCGTGACCATCGGCGGCGTGGTAGAGATTGCGCCGTTGTTCTACCTGGAAAACACCATCGAGGATGTGGAGGGCGTGCGCCCCTACTCGCCACTAGAGCTGGCGGGCCGAGAGATCTACATTCGCGAAGGCTGCACCGTCTGCCACAGTCAGATGATCCGCCCCATGCGTGATGAGGTAGAGCGCTACGGCCATTACTCACTGGCCGCAGAAAGCCAGTATGACCATCCGTTCGTTTGGGGGTCAAAACGCACCGGGCCGGATTTGGCACGGGTCGGCGGGCGCTATTCCGATGAATGGCATTACGATCACTTGGTGCTGCCACAATCCGTTGTGCCCGAAAGCATCATGCCGTCCTACGCCTTCCTTGCGGATACGCGGCTGGACGGCGAGTCCGTGGGCGACCTGATGGCCACCCACCGGATCGTGGGCGTGCCGTATACCGACGAAATGCTGGAAAACGCGCGCCTCGATTTCATCGAACAGGCCACCGACTTTGGCGATGCCGGGGTGCTGGATCGCTACCCCGGCGCGCAACAACGTGACTTTGATGGCAACCCTAACGTGACCGAAATGGATGCGTTGATTGCCTACCTGCAAGTGCTCGGCACGATGGTCGATTTCTCGACCTTCACGCCGGAAGAAAGCCGATAG
- a CDS encoding cbb3-type cytochrome c oxidase subunit 3, whose product MQDYTFLRELSGSIGTVFLVLSFLGFILYAFRPGSRGVHSETAEIPFRHDDKPASDHDISAAHAREPRQ is encoded by the coding sequence ATGCAAGATTATACGTTTCTAAGGGAGCTCTCTGGCAGCATCGGCACCGTGTTTTTGGTGCTCAGCTTTCTAGGGTTCATTCTTTACGCCTTCCGGCCCGGCTCTCGGGGTGTGCACAGCGAGACCGCTGAAATCCCCTTCCGGCACGATGATAAACCCGCCTCGGACCACGATATCTCTGCGGCCCACGCAAGGGAGCCCCGCCAATGA